From the Prunus dulcis chromosome 4, ALMONDv2, whole genome shotgun sequence genome, one window contains:
- the LOC117624215 gene encoding probable LRR receptor-like serine/threonine-protein kinase At3g47570, translated as MAELTIGTDATQTNITTDQAALLALRSHITSDPHNILVNWSTTTSACNWVGVTCGARHLRVASLNLSYMGFIGTIPPHLGNLSFLVELHFENNSFHGTLPHELSYLRRLKLIDFAYNNFMGSIPSWFGSFPKLQSFYLYGNNFSGSIPATIFNLSTLQVIDLSINQLSGTYVSTGYLDSTVGLSLRFKHFSGSIPSAIFNLNALQEIDLSNNQLSGTYVSTSYLHYIVD; from the exons ATGGCTGAATTAACTATCGGCACAGATGCAACACAAACCAACATCACCACGGACCAGGCCGCTCTTCTTGCTCTGAGATCCCATATCACCAGTGACCCTCACAACATCTTGGTCAACTGGTCAACCACCACCTCCGCCTGCAACTGGGTTGGCGTTACTTGTGGTGCTCGCCATCTCAGAGTAGCATCATTGAATCTCTCATACATGGGTTTTATTGGCACCATTCCACCACACTTAGGCAACCTCTCATTCCTTGTTGAACTGCACTTCGAAAACAACAGTTTCCATGGCACCTTGCCACATGAATTGTCTTATTTGCGTCGGCTGAAGTTGATTGACTTTGCATACAACAATTTTATGGGATCCATTCCATCGTGGTTTGGGTCCTTCCCCAAACTTCAAAGCTTCTATTTGTATGGTAACAATTTTTCAGGTTCCATACCTGCGACTATCTTCAACTTATCTACGCTACAAGTAATTGATCTAAGCATTAACCAACTATCAGGTACGTATGTGTCAACAGGTTATCTAGACTCTACTGTTGGTCTATCATTACGTTTTAAACATTT TTCAGGTTCCATACCTTCGGCTATCTTCAACTTAAATGCACTGCAAGAAATTGATCTAAGCAACAATCAGCTATCAGGTACGTATGTATCAACAAGTTATCTACACTATATTGTTGATTGA